In one window of Tumebacillus algifaecis DNA:
- a CDS encoding ABC transporter permease — MNLTAMLTHTKMEIKLFFREILFVFFTFLLPAVSFIFFGTMFGGETYDGYSFIDTYIPGMVSIVMFTTGFFTIGLQVVIDREKGIYKRLRGTPLKSSYVFSAIITKGFFCILIGTLEIILIAKYMFDATITDTLFQFVLAMILCSLAFFSMGFLIASIAKRMQTAMAISMVAMYPMMFLSGSTMPLDSMPAVVQTISNFIPMTYVKDLLQLGWVGNLYTEAAVMPTLVLAGIFIVGALIGVKKFQWD; from the coding sequence ATGAACCTGACAGCAATGCTTACACATACGAAAATGGAGATCAAGCTCTTCTTCCGCGAGATCCTCTTCGTCTTCTTCACGTTCCTCTTGCCAGCGGTAAGCTTTATCTTTTTCGGCACGATGTTTGGCGGGGAAACGTACGACGGTTATAGTTTCATCGATACGTACATCCCTGGCATGGTGTCGATCGTCATGTTTACGACCGGCTTTTTCACAATCGGTCTACAGGTGGTCATCGACCGGGAAAAGGGCATTTACAAACGACTGCGCGGTACACCGCTCAAATCATCGTACGTGTTTTCTGCGATCATCACCAAAGGGTTTTTCTGTATTCTGATCGGTACGCTGGAGATCATTTTGATCGCTAAATATATGTTTGATGCGACCATCACCGATACGCTATTCCAATTTGTTCTTGCCATGATTCTTTGCTCGCTCGCGTTTTTCTCGATGGGTTTCCTGATCGCCAGCATTGCGAAGCGCATGCAAACTGCGATGGCGATCTCGATGGTGGCGATGTATCCGATGATGTTCCTCTCCGGTTCTACAATGCCGCTCGATTCGATGCCCGCTGTGGTGCAGACGATCTCGAACTTCATCCCGATGACCTATGTGAAAGATCTGCTTCAGCTTGGCTGGGTTGGTAATCTGTACACCGAGGCGGCAGTTATGCCGACGCTGGTTTTGGCCGGGATTTTCATCGTCGGTGCATTGATCGGGGTTAAAAAATTCCAATGGGATTGA
- a CDS encoding N-acetylmuramoyl-L-alanine amidase family protein produces the protein MTIMKNYISLLLAGLLLVGSVSATEAATTTVTTTTNQYNVLQRSTYLKSFATFNEAVAYAKLWDHSSVIKIAGNLWVWDNYPRFHVFQGERLLKEFTTQSAAMDYAKLWARSSVRTWQGSWLWDNYPKYRVYQGERMLREYKLFDEAVAYARLWAGSSVRQIEDERWVWDNYTVKTLVLDPGHGGKDPGAIAADGTQEKSIVLSFSMKAKEELIKRGYKVVMARESDVEVDPYTSDLVKELQARVNISKANNANLFVSVHANSFTNPATYGTETYYNTTNTYDGSVNPFPVQSKQLAGIIQKHAVRALGTYNRGAKDSNFYVLRKNTVPAVLVEIGFLSNASDLTKLKDASLQQQFAVEFAAGIDEYFAVSGQR, from the coding sequence ATGACGATCATGAAGAACTACATCAGCCTTCTATTGGCAGGACTGTTATTGGTAGGGAGCGTTTCGGCAACGGAGGCTGCAACGACGACAGTGACGACGACCACAAATCAATATAACGTTTTGCAGAGAAGTACCTATTTGAAGAGTTTCGCCACGTTCAACGAGGCGGTCGCTTATGCGAAGTTGTGGGATCATTCATCCGTGATCAAAATTGCAGGCAACCTGTGGGTGTGGGACAACTACCCGCGGTTTCATGTGTTTCAAGGCGAGCGGCTGCTCAAAGAATTTACGACGCAATCGGCCGCCATGGACTACGCGAAACTGTGGGCTCGTTCGTCGGTGCGGACATGGCAAGGTTCTTGGCTGTGGGATAACTATCCGAAGTATCGGGTCTATCAAGGAGAACGGATGCTGAGAGAGTACAAACTGTTTGACGAGGCGGTCGCGTATGCACGGTTGTGGGCAGGATCGTCGGTGCGTCAGATCGAGGATGAGCGGTGGGTGTGGGACAATTACACGGTGAAGACGCTCGTGCTCGATCCAGGTCATGGAGGGAAAGACCCGGGGGCGATCGCCGCGGATGGAACGCAAGAGAAGTCGATTGTGCTCTCCTTCAGCATGAAAGCGAAAGAAGAGTTGATCAAGCGCGGCTACAAGGTCGTGATGGCGAGGGAGAGCGATGTGGAGGTTGATCCTTACACGTCCGATCTGGTCAAGGAGTTGCAGGCTCGGGTAAATATTTCGAAGGCGAACAATGCGAACCTGTTCGTTTCGGTACATGCAAATTCGTTTACCAACCCTGCAACGTACGGAACGGAAACCTACTACAACACGACCAACACGTATGACGGTAGCGTCAATCCGTTTCCTGTGCAAAGCAAGCAGTTGGCAGGCATCATTCAAAAGCATGCAGTTCGGGCGCTTGGGACGTACAATCGCGGTGCGAAGGACAGCAATTTCTATGTGCTCCGGAAAAATACGGTTCCGGCTGTGTTGGTGGAAATTGGCTTCCTATCGAACGCGAGTGATCTGACCAAGTTGAAAGATGCCTCCCTGCAGCAACAGTTTGCGGTGGAGTTCGCCGCTGGGATTGATGAGTATTTTGCGGTAAGTGGGCAGAGGTAA
- a CDS encoding M42 family metallopeptidase, producing the protein MLLKRLTEAMGPSGYEDEIRQVIYEEVKDYADRVYTDAMGNLFAEVDGTRPGPKVMLCAHMDEVSLFITQVEANGLIKFRHLGGIDDRVLLSKPVLIGEKKIHGVIGSKPPHHQSSGERKNPVGLDQLRIDIGATTREEALQHVKPGDVAVFATTYEEIGHRRAKSKSFDDRVGCAVMVETIKKKFDIPVVYAFTVQEEIGLRGAGPAAYRINPDLALVLEGTLASDVPDTVEHGQATICGGGPALSIMDGSSVHSRKFLKEMIEVAEGADIPYQIRKTVAGGNDAGRIHLTKEGILSGVISVPTRYIHAPSQLISLDDYEQTIQLVEQFLRRVEQGGFQS; encoded by the coding sequence TTGCTACTTAAAAGACTGACCGAAGCGATGGGCCCGTCCGGGTACGAAGATGAGATTCGGCAAGTGATCTACGAAGAGGTCAAAGACTATGCAGACCGCGTCTACACAGACGCGATGGGCAACCTGTTTGCCGAAGTGGACGGCACTCGTCCAGGTCCGAAAGTGATGCTGTGTGCGCATATGGACGAGGTGAGCTTGTTCATCACGCAAGTGGAAGCAAACGGCTTGATCAAGTTCCGCCATCTCGGCGGGATTGATGATCGCGTGCTACTGTCCAAGCCGGTACTGATCGGCGAAAAGAAAATTCACGGTGTAATCGGCTCCAAGCCGCCGCATCATCAATCGAGCGGTGAGCGCAAAAATCCGGTCGGGTTGGACCAGCTTCGCATCGACATCGGGGCGACGACCCGCGAGGAAGCGTTGCAGCATGTGAAGCCGGGCGATGTGGCCGTTTTTGCGACGACTTATGAAGAGATCGGTCACCGCCGTGCCAAATCGAAATCGTTCGATGACCGCGTCGGCTGTGCCGTGATGGTCGAGACGATCAAGAAGAAATTTGACATCCCGGTCGTGTATGCGTTTACGGTGCAGGAAGAGATCGGTCTGCGCGGTGCAGGTCCAGCCGCCTACCGCATCAACCCTGACCTGGCGCTGGTGCTGGAAGGGACGCTCGCTTCGGACGTGCCGGACACGGTGGAACACGGACAGGCGACGATCTGCGGTGGTGGTCCGGCGCTGTCGATCATGGACGGCAGCTCGGTGCACAGCCGCAAGTTTTTAAAAGAGATGATTGAAGTAGCTGAAGGTGCCGACATTCCCTACCAGATTCGCAAGACGGTGGCGGGCGGTAACGATGCCGGGCGGATTCACCTGACCAAGGAAGGCATTCTGTCGGGCGTCATCTCCGTACCCACCCGTTACATCCATGCACCGTCGCAGCTGATTTCGCTGGACGATTATGAGCAGACCATTCAACTGGTGGAACAGTTTCTCCGCCGTGTGGAACAAGGAGGATTTCAGTCATGA
- a CDS encoding GyrI-like domain-containing protein — translation MEPKFAEKGAFTIVGIELTANYLEMHLVGELWKRFVPRFHEVQHVINSHNTWGVTWNRQNDFTYVACFEVSEPSNLPEGMVTREVPGSRYAVFTHHGKIDTTSQTYHYAFDTWFKQSGYEHDFTLPSLELYDDRFLGTDNEESQMEIWLPIK, via the coding sequence ATGGAACCCAAATTTGCAGAAAAAGGCGCTTTTACCATCGTTGGCATAGAACTCACAGCCAACTATCTCGAGATGCACCTTGTCGGTGAACTCTGGAAACGATTCGTCCCCCGTTTCCATGAAGTGCAACATGTCATCAATTCACATAACACCTGGGGCGTCACATGGAATCGCCAAAATGACTTCACCTACGTCGCCTGCTTCGAAGTCAGCGAGCCCTCCAATCTCCCAGAAGGCATGGTCACCCGTGAAGTTCCGGGGAGCCGCTACGCGGTGTTCACGCATCATGGAAAAATCGACACCACCAGCCAAACCTACCACTATGCCTTTGACACTTGGTTCAAGCAAAGCGGCTACGAACACGACTTCACTTTGCCCAGTCTCGAACTTTATGACGACCGATTTTTAGGCACCGACAACGAGGAATCGCAGATGGAGATCTGGCTGCCGATAAAATAG
- a CDS encoding M42 family metallopeptidase, producing the protein MKEMIIALAEACGPSGQEEIVRALLKEAVSSYADEVREDVVGNLIVTKKGNGADKKHLALVAHMDEAGLMAIHVEEGGRVRVGGIGAIDPQSLIDKRVVFQNGTVGTVGSDAKEGKEVTALALFIDLGVSTKELALERVQVGDSCVPLQQALELAPNRLVGKALDNRAGCAAALEVLKRLGTPHHDISVVFSVQHGVGSRGVKTAGYALKPDFALVLDGVNIEQTSVVEVGAGTAIKVVDRQAIVPPRIKHFLIEQAEAAGIAYQLEVSAEGTSDTGALLLTEDGIPTGALSIPVSVENGAETVDLRDVEATVELAVRVLQAYSM; encoded by the coding sequence ATGAAAGAGATGATCATTGCTCTGGCTGAAGCGTGCGGCCCGTCGGGGCAGGAAGAAATCGTGCGCGCGCTGCTCAAGGAAGCAGTTTCTTCCTATGCGGACGAAGTTCGCGAAGATGTGGTCGGCAACCTGATCGTCACGAAAAAGGGCAACGGTGCCGACAAAAAACATCTGGCGCTGGTCGCCCATATGGATGAAGCGGGGTTGATGGCGATCCATGTGGAAGAAGGTGGACGGGTGCGCGTTGGAGGCATCGGTGCGATCGATCCGCAGTCGCTGATCGACAAGCGCGTCGTGTTCCAAAACGGCACGGTGGGAACGGTCGGCTCCGATGCGAAGGAAGGCAAAGAAGTCACCGCACTCGCGCTGTTCATCGATCTTGGCGTCTCGACGAAGGAACTGGCGTTAGAACGGGTGCAGGTAGGCGATTCTTGCGTGCCGTTGCAACAGGCTTTGGAGTTGGCGCCAAATCGATTGGTCGGCAAGGCGCTCGACAATCGCGCGGGTTGTGCGGCTGCGCTTGAAGTGTTGAAACGCTTGGGCACGCCGCATCATGACATCTCGGTCGTCTTCTCCGTACAGCACGGTGTCGGCTCCCGCGGGGTCAAGACGGCAGGCTATGCGCTGAAGCCCGATTTCGCTCTGGTGCTCGATGGTGTGAACATCGAGCAGACTTCGGTGGTGGAAGTCGGAGCGGGCACGGCGATCAAAGTGGTAGACCGACAAGCGATCGTCCCGCCGCGGATCAAGCATTTTTTGATCGAGCAGGCGGAAGCGGCAGGCATCGCGTACCAGTTGGAAGTCAGCGCGGAAGGCACATCCGATACGGGAGCGCTCTTGCTGACCGAAGATGGGATTCCGACTGGCGCACTGTCCATTCCTGTGTCTGTGGAAAACGGAGCGGAGACGGTCGATCTGCGCGATGTGGAAGCGACTGTGGAGCTGGCAGTCCGCGTTTTGCAGGCTTATTCGATGTAA
- a CDS encoding M42 family metallopeptidase, producing the protein MSQHNIREVMKGLMAEWGIPGYEDRIAARLREALTPFTDDIRIDKIGNLIAKIEGKGTAPRKSVMLAAHMDEIGLMVTKIEPQGFLRVTRLGGVDPRTQVAQEVMVHTKSGDYVGIVGSKPPHLTSKEERDKAWSLDELFIDIGMPEEMVREKVSVGDPVTIRREPMELQFDRISGKALDNRASIASVLECVVELQNLEHSVDVYVVGTVQEERGRVGAGQAVYGVQPDIGIAIDVTFGEMPGSPSDATFPLGSGPAIAVGPNIHRKITKGLTETAERLEMAYTFEFLEDDTGTDAWVMQVQRAGVPTGLVSIPLRYMHTSVETVRYSDIQEVGKLLAHYIAGIDAEYVEGLSCYLKD; encoded by the coding sequence TTGAGCCAGCACAACATTCGTGAAGTGATGAAAGGCTTGATGGCCGAGTGGGGCATACCGGGGTATGAGGACCGAATTGCCGCTCGACTGCGGGAAGCGCTTACGCCTTTTACCGATGACATCCGGATCGATAAAATTGGCAATCTGATCGCAAAAATTGAGGGCAAAGGCACGGCGCCGCGCAAAAGCGTGATGCTCGCGGCCCACATGGACGAGATCGGTCTGATGGTGACGAAGATCGAGCCGCAGGGCTTTTTGCGCGTGACCAGACTTGGCGGTGTCGATCCGCGCACTCAGGTAGCGCAGGAAGTGATGGTACATACGAAGAGCGGTGACTATGTCGGCATCGTCGGCTCGAAGCCACCGCATCTGACCTCAAAGGAAGAGCGCGACAAAGCGTGGTCGCTCGATGAGCTGTTCATCGACATCGGCATGCCAGAAGAGATGGTGCGTGAAAAAGTGAGCGTAGGTGATCCGGTGACCATTCGCCGCGAGCCGATGGAACTGCAATTCGATCGCATCTCTGGCAAGGCGCTCGACAACCGCGCCAGCATCGCTTCGGTGTTGGAGTGTGTGGTCGAACTGCAAAATTTGGAGCACAGCGTCGATGTGTACGTGGTTGGCACCGTGCAGGAAGAGCGCGGCCGAGTCGGGGCAGGTCAGGCGGTCTATGGTGTGCAGCCCGATATTGGGATCGCGATCGACGTGACTTTTGGCGAGATGCCAGGGTCGCCATCCGATGCTACATTCCCGCTCGGTTCGGGACCCGCGATCGCAGTTGGCCCGAACATTCACCGCAAGATTACCAAAGGGCTGACAGAGACGGCGGAGCGTCTGGAAATGGCGTATACGTTCGAATTTTTGGAAGATGACACCGGCACTGACGCATGGGTGATGCAGGTGCAGCGTGCGGGCGTGCCGACCGGGCTTGTTTCGATTCCGTTGCGCTATATGCACACTTCGGTGGAGACGGTGCGCTATTCTGACATCCAAGAAGTCGGAAAACTGCTCGCCCACTATATTGCCGGAATTGATGCTGAGTATGTGGAGGGATTGAGTTGCTACTTAAAAGACTGA